The Apium graveolens cultivar Ventura chromosome 11, ASM990537v1, whole genome shotgun sequence genome has a window encoding:
- the LOC141696524 gene encoding uncharacterized protein LOC141696524, producing the protein MLLVLQLLRSKEKLVTFADDEGWTPLHYAVKEQLVSVLQAIIKAPNNEFVYSHSTPFHVAAKYGYDSCITELMKSWPKSSTAYLAIDKTGQNVLHLAAARKNRNMIQEILVSFPQVHMKKLLEQKDQDGNTPLHLLIYNECCVPELINYKGLDLMAKNNKRWTPRDLLYLEDGISDEQVQIKVALDHAQTNQHRKFWEVWKFWQKGTGTEKDRDIFESIVLPNRRQTKDDLLNKRRNETMDDSNAKMRKRVETYKDRTNTQIVVAALITTVTFTVGFTMPGGLHQSGEVDEDWWYFPKEQLLTLLW; encoded by the exons ATGC TACTAGTGTTACAGCTCTTGCGAAGTAAGGAAAAGCTTGTAACTTTTGCCGACGATGAAGGATGGACACCACTTCATTATGCGGTAAAGGAGCAATTGGTTTCAGTATTGCAAGCCATCATAAAAGCCCCGAACAATGAATTTGTGTACAGCCATTCAACACCGTTTCACGTAGCTGCCAAATATGGATATGACTCTTGTATTACAGAACTAATGAAATCATGGCCGAAGTCGTCTACGGCCTACCTAGCTATCGATAAAACTGGTCAAAATGTACTCCATTTGGCGGCAGCTCGAAAAAATAGGAATATGATACAGGAAATTTTAGTAAGTTTTCCACAAGTACATATGAAAAAGCTTCTGGAACAGAAAGACCAGGATGGCAATACACCTCTCCACCTACTTATCTACAATGAATGTTGCGTTCCGGAGCTCATAAATTATAAAGGACTAGATCTAATGGCAAAGAACAACAAGAGATGGACTCCTCGAGATTTGTTGTATTTAGAAGATGGAATTAGTGATGAACAG GTACAAATTAAAGTTGCACTTGACCATGCCCAGACTAATCAGCATCGGAAGTTTTGGGAGGTCTGGAAATTTTGGCAGAAAGGCACAGGCACAGAGAAGGATAGGGATATTTTTGAAAGTATAGTACTTCCAAATAGACGACAAACAAAAGATGATCTACTCAATAAACGTAGAAATGAAACGATGGACGACAGTAATGCAAAGATGAGAAAAAGAGTAGAAACGTACAAAGACAGGACCAACACCCAAATAGTAGTTGCTGCACTTATAACTACAGTTACTTTTACGGTAGGATTTACTATGCCGGGTGGTCTGCATCAAAGCGGAGAAGTTGATGAGGATTGGTGGTACTTTCCAAAAGAACAGCTTTTAACGCTTTTATGGTAA